A genomic window from Heptranchias perlo isolate sHepPer1 chromosome 20, sHepPer1.hap1, whole genome shotgun sequence includes:
- the LOC137335960 gene encoding zinc finger protein 271-like — protein MEIGQGASENEGEMVIGQGECKCRRNCDRSNLERDKDTRTTEKPWKCGDCGKGFNYPSELETHRRSHTGERPFSCSVCKKRFTRSSHLLRHQRVHTGERPFSCSVCGKTFTHSSTLLIHQRVHSDERPFKCSDCGKSFKSRNELLRHQRSGTGERPFICSVCKKRFTRSSHLLAHQRVHTGERQFSCYVCKKRFAQSSHLLAHQRIHAEERPFSCSVCKKRFTQSSNLLTHQRVHTGERPFSCSACGKRFTQSSNLLIHQRVHSDERPFKCSDCGKSFKSRNQLLRHQRSDTGERPFICSVSGKRFTLSSQLLSHQRVHTGERPFTCSVCKKRFTQSSTLLRHQRVHTDERPFKCSDCERSFKSKINLLRHQSDHTGERPFICSVCKKRFTWASHLLAHQRIHTGERPFSCSVCGKGFTQSFTLLIHQRVHTGERPFSCSVCGKRFTQSSTLLTHQRVHSDKRPFKCSDCEKRFKSKINLLTHQRTHTGERPFSCSVCKKRFTQSSHLLIHQRIHNGERPFSCSMCKKRFTRSSNLLMHQRVHTGERPFSCSVCGKKFTQSSTLLIHQRVHSDERPFKCSDCEKRFKSKINLLTHQHTHTGERPFTCSV, from the coding sequence gtccaacctggagagagacaaggacacccggaccacggagaaaccgtggaaatgtggggactgtgggaagggattcaattacccgtcagagctggaaactcatcgacgcagtcacactggggagaggccgttctcctgctccgtgtgtaagaagagattcactcgatcatcgcacctgctgagacaccagcgagttcacactggggagaggccgttctcctgctctgtgtgtgggaagacattcactcattcatccaccctgctgatacaccagcgagttcactccgatgagagaccttttaaatgctctgactgtgggaagagttttaaaagcagaaatgaacttctgagacatcaacgcagtggcactggggagaggccgttcatctgctccgtgtgtaagaagagatttactcggtcatcccacctgctggcacaccagcgagttcacactggggagaggcagtTCTCCTGCtacgtgtgtaagaagagattcgcCCAGTCATCGCACCTGCTggcacaccagcgaattcacgctgaggagaggccgttctcctgctccgtgtgtaagaagagattcactcagtcatccaacctgctgacacaccagcgagttcacactggggagaggccgttctcctgctctgcgtgtgggaagagattcactcagtcatccaacctgctgatacaccagcgagttcactccgatgagagaccttttaaatgctctgactgtgggaagagctttaaaagcagaaaccaactgctgagacatcaacgcagtgacactggggagaggccgttcatctgctctgtgagcgggaagagattcacactgtcatcacaacttttgtcacaccagcgagttcacactggggaaaggccgttcacctgctccgtgtgtaagaagagattcactcagtcatccaccctgctgagacaccagcgagttcacactgatgagagaccttttaaatgttctgactgtgagagaagctttaaaagcaaaattaatctgctgagacatcaaagtgatcacactggggagaggccgttcatctgctccgtgtgtaagaagagatttacttgggCATCCCACCTGCTggcacaccagcgaattcacactggagagaggccattctcctgctctgtgtgtgggaagggattcacccaGTCCTTCacactgctgatacaccagcgagttcacactggggagaggccgttctcctgctccgtgtgtgggaagagatttactcagtcatccactctgctgacacaccagcgagttcactctgataagagaccttttaaatgttctgactgtgagaagagatttaaaagcaaaattaatctgctgacacaccaacgcactcacactggagagaggccgttctcctgctctgtgtgtaagaagagatttactcagtcatcccacctgctgatacaccagcgaattcacaatggggagaggccattctcctgctccatgtgtaagaagagatttactcggtcatccaacctgctgatgcaccagcgagttcacactggggagaggccgttctcctgctccgtgtgtgggaagaaattCACTCAATCTTCCACCCTGctaatacaccagcgagttcactccgatgagagaccttttaaatgttctgactgtgagaagagatttaaaagcaaaattaatctgctgactcaccaacacactcacactggggagaggccgttcacctgctcagtgtga